The sequence GCCGCAGCTGGAATTTGTGCTGGCCGATCCGCAGGGATCGATCCTGGCCGAGTATGTCAACACCGGTGAGATAACCTCGACGCCGGGTTCCTGGGCAGTCGAAGGCATCGGCGAGGATTTCATTCCATCGATTGCCGACCTCTCGGCGGTGAAACATACATATACCATCAGCGACGAAGAAAGCTTCCGCTGCGCGCGCGAACTGGTGCGGGCGGAAGGCATCCTTGGCGGTTCCTCCACCGGCACCTTGCTGGCGGCGGCTTTGCGCTATTGCCGCGAGCAGACGGTGCCCAAGCGCGTGGTCACCATCGTCTGCGATACCGGCACCCGCTACCTGTCGAAGGTGTACAACGACAACTGGATGCGCGACCAGGGCTTGCTCAAGCGCGAAATACTGGGCGACCTGCGCGACATCATCGGCCGCCGCTACACCGACGGCGGCGTCATCAGCGTTGCCGCCGACGATACCCTGATGACCGCCTTCAACCGCATGCGCAGCGCCGACGTCTCGCAATTGCCGGTGCTGGCGCAGGAGGGCCGCCAAGTGGTCGGCATCATCGATGAATCTGACCTGCTGCTCAAGGTGGCGGCAGCGCCCGCGCACTTCAGCGACCCGGTCAGCAGCACCATGACCAGCGCCATAGAAAAGCTGGCGCCAGACGCCGGCTTGCCGGCCTTGCGCAACACGCTGGCGCGCGGCCTGGTCGCCATCATTGCCGACGACCAGCAATTCCATGGCCTGATTACCCGTTTCGATCTACTCAACCATCTTCGCAGGAGCCTATGATGAAATCAGACCCGAGCAACCATAAAGAGGGCGGCCACGCGGCCGGCATGCATTTCGCCACGCGCGTGATCCACGCCGGCCAGGCGCCCGATCCGTCTACCGGCGCCATCATGCCGCCGATCTACGCCACCTCCACCTTCGTGCAGCAAAGTCCGGGCGTGAACAAGGGCCTGGATTACGGCCGTTCCCATAATCCGACGCGCTGGGCGCTGGAGCGCTGCGTCGCCGATCTCGAGCAGGGCGCGCAAGGCTTCGCCTTCGCTTCCGGCATGGCCGCTGCCGCTAATGTGCTGGAGTTGCTGGATGCTGGCGCCCATGTGATTGCCGGCGACGACCTCTACGGCGGCACCTACCGCCTGTTCGACAAGGTGCGGCGGCGTAGCGCCGGCCTGTCGTTCAGCTATGTCAACCTGGTCGATCCGCAAAACCTGCTGGACGCTATCCGGCCCGAAACCAAGATGGTGTGGGTAGAAACGCCAACCAATCCGATGCTGAAACTGGCGGACCTGGAAGCGATCGCCAAGATCTGCCGCGAGCGCGGCATTATCGCCGTGGCCGACAATACCTTCGCCAGCCCGATGGTGCAGCAGCCGTTGACGCTGGGCTTCGACGTCGTGCTGCATTCCACCACCAAATACCTGAATGGCCACTCCGACATCATCGGCGGTATCGCCGTGGTCGGCCGCGAAGCGCGCCAGGCGGAATGGCTGGAGCGGCTTGGATTCCTGCAGAACGCGGTGGGTGCCATTGCCGGTCCGTTCGACAGTTTCCTGGCTCTGCGCGGCATCAAGACATTGGCGCTGCGGGTCGAGCGCCATTGCCAGAACGGGCTGGAGCTGGCCAACTGGCTGGAAAGCCTGCCGGAAGTGGCGCGCGTCCATTATCCAGGCTTGCGCTCGCATCCCCAGCATGAGCTGGCGCAACGTCAGATGCAAGGCTATGGCGGCATCATCTCGGTCGACCTGAAAACCGACCTGGCCGGCGCCCGGCGCTTCCTCGAGCGCTGTGAAATCTTCGCCCTGGCGGAAAGCCTGGGCGGCGTCGAAAGCCTGATCGAGCATCCAGCCATCATGACGCATGCGACGATTCCCGCGGCGCACCGGGCGACGCTGGGGATCACCGATACGTTGATCCGGTTATCGGTCGGGGTGGAAAATATTGCCGATCTGAAGAAGGATTTGCAAAACGCCTTTGCTGCGATGAAAGCATGAGCCAGAGTTTGCCGGAATGGGAGCAACGGCTGGCGGCGCTGTGGCAGCAGATCGATGCCATTGCGCCGGAGCAGCTTGTGGCCGGGGTCGACGCGCTGGCCGCAGAGCGGCCTGAGGCTGACCCCGTGGCGCTGTTCGAGCGTGCCTGCGTGCGGGACACTGCTGGCTTGGAAGCGGAGGCGGAGCCGCTGTACCGGGCGGCCCTGGCCAGCGCAAGTCTCGATCCTTACCGCCAGGCACGGGCGTCGATCCAGCTTGGCAGCAGCTTACGCCTGCTTGGGCAGCTGGATGAAAGTGAGCGTCTGATTAGCGCCCAGCTGCAGCGTTATGCCGATCCCGCCTACGGCACTGCTTTGTACGATGAAACCCGGGCCATCCTGGCGCTCACGTATCTGGTGCAGGGCAGGGCGGTGGAGGCGGCTTGCCTGGCGCTGACGACGCTGGCGCCGCATTTGTCGCGCTATAACCGTTCGGTGACAGGAAACGCCGCGGAAATTCTCAAGAACGCCGCGTTGGCCTCGAGCTGGTCTTGATCGCCGGCTGAAGTTTCTAGGTTGTCCGCAACAAATAAAAAGCCCGGATGCCTGTGTCTACACAGGCATCCGGGACTTTTCCACAGTGCGCTTACTGGTAGTTGACCACCAGCGAAGCGCCGCTGACAGCGCCGGGCGCGTCGATGGTGACGCTTTCGGCATTGCTGCTGCCGTTGGATTTGGCGTCGTAATTAAATAGGGTCGGAGTTTTTTTTCGCGGCTTTTTGCGAAAATTACTCCGACCCTACTTAACGGGCTACGGAGTACGTGTCTTGGCATGCTAAGAACTGCATGTGCGTTGCTAAAACTGTTGCTACTCCGTGGAAGCTAGCCGGGGTGGCCCGGCGGCCAGTCACTTTTTCTTGCTTTGCCCCTCGCCGGGCGCAAGAAAAGTAACCAAAAAGAAGGCGACCGCACAGCCGTTGCCCGCCGTCGGCAACGTCAGCATGCGGGGTACTTCAAAAGCAACGCCAACTTCAAAAGCTACTCCCACGCAGTCAACCGGGGTCAGAGTAATTTTCGCGGCCTTTTGCGAAAATTACTCTGACCCCGGTTGACGGA comes from Collimonas pratensis and encodes:
- a CDS encoding trans-sulfuration enzyme family protein, with product MMKSDPSNHKEGGHAAGMHFATRVIHAGQAPDPSTGAIMPPIYATSTFVQQSPGVNKGLDYGRSHNPTRWALERCVADLEQGAQGFAFASGMAAAANVLELLDAGAHVIAGDDLYGGTYRLFDKVRRRSAGLSFSYVNLVDPQNLLDAIRPETKMVWVETPTNPMLKLADLEAIAKICRERGIIAVADNTFASPMVQQPLTLGFDVVLHSTTKYLNGHSDIIGGIAVVGREARQAEWLERLGFLQNAVGAIAGPFDSFLALRGIKTLALRVERHCQNGLELANWLESLPEVARVHYPGLRSHPQHELAQRQMQGYGGIISVDLKTDLAGARRFLERCEIFALAESLGGVESLIEHPAIMTHATIPAAHRATLGITDTLIRLSVGVENIADLKKDLQNAFAAMKA
- a CDS encoding pyridoxal-phosphate dependent enzyme, yielding MNLASRPAVLDLIGNTPLIEVTRLDTGCCQLFLKLESQNPGGSIKDRIGLSMIDAAEKDGRLQPGGTVIEATAGNTGLGLALVACAKGYRVILVVPDKMAVEKIQHLKALGAQIHITRSDVGKGHPEYYQDVAARLAREMPGAFFADQFNNPHNPLAHEQSTGPEIWQQCEQRLDAIVCGVGSAGTLTGLTRFFRKAQPQLEFVLADPQGSILAEYVNTGEITSTPGSWAVEGIGEDFIPSIADLSAVKHTYTISDEESFRCARELVRAEGILGGSSTGTLLAAALRYCREQTVPKRVVTIVCDTGTRYLSKVYNDNWMRDQGLLKREILGDLRDIIGRRYTDGGVISVAADDTLMTAFNRMRSADVSQLPVLAQEGRQVVGIIDESDLLLKVAAAPAHFSDPVSSTMTSAIEKLAPDAGLPALRNTLARGLVAIIADDQQFHGLITRFDLLNHLRRSL
- a CDS encoding tetratricopeptide repeat protein, coding for MSQSLPEWEQRLAALWQQIDAIAPEQLVAGVDALAAERPEADPVALFERACVRDTAGLEAEAEPLYRAALASASLDPYRQARASIQLGSSLRLLGQLDESERLISAQLQRYADPAYGTALYDETRAILALTYLVQGRAVEAACLALTTLAPHLSRYNRSVTGNAAEILKNAALASSWS